From the Achromobacter xylosoxidans A8 genome, the window AAGGTCGCCGATGACGAAGGCCAGCTGCTGCTGGACCTGAAGGACCTGCGCGCCATGCTGCAGAACGTCGCCGATCGCGCCTCGGAACTGAAAACGCGATACGGCAATGTGTCTTCCGCCAGCATAGGCGCCATCCAGCGCGGGCTGCTGGCCCTGGAATCGCAGGGTGCGGAGAAATTCTTCGGCGAGCCCATGCTGGACGTGGCCGACCTGATGCGCACGGACGCGCAAGGCCGCGGCATGGTCAACGTGCTGGCCGCCGACAAGCTGATGCAGGCGCCGCGCCTGTATGCCATCTTCCTGCTGTGGCTGCTGGCGGACCTGTACGAGAAGCTGCCCGAAGTGGGCGACATGGACCAGCCCAAGCTGGTGTTTTTCTTCGACGAAGCCCACCTGCTGTTCAACGACGCGCCTGGCGCGCTGCTGAACAAGATCGAACAGGTGGTGCGCCTGGTCCGTTCCAAGGGCGTGGGCGTCTATTTCGTGACCCAGAATCCGCTGGACATTCCCGATACCGTGCTGGGGCAATTGGGCAATCGTGTCCAGCATGCCTTGCGGGCGTTCACGCCGCGCGACCAGAAAGCCGTGAAGACGGCCGCCCAGACGATGCGCCCCAATCCGGGGTTGGACATCGAGGCGGCCATCACCGAGTTGGGCGTGGGCGAGGCGCTGGTGTCGCTGCTGGACCCGAAGGGGCGGCCGATGCCGACCGAGCGCGCTTACATCGTGCCGCCGGCAAGCCGGATCGGCCCGGCGACCGACGCCGAGCGGCAAGCGCTGCGCCAGGGTAGTCCGCTGGCATCCAAGTATGAAACGGCCATCGACCGGGAGTCCGCCTATGAAGTGCTGGCCGGGCGCGCGGCCAAGCCGGCGGATCAGGCCGGCGCGGCGAAGAATGGTTCCGCGCAGCCGGAAGGCAAGGGCGCCGCGGAAGAGTCGGGCGGCGGCCTCATGGACAGCCTGAACGACGTCCTGTTCGGCTCGACCGGCCCGCGCGGCGGCAAGCGCGATGGCGTCGTGCAGACCATGGCCAAAAGCACGGTCCGGTCGATTGCGCGCGAGCTGACCCGCGGCATATTGGGTTCTTTGCTGGGCTCGAAAGGCCGGCGTTGATACCCTGATCCGGTGCGTTTGCCGGAAACGGCTCGCGTGCCTGATCCAGGGCCGTACCGAGTAATATTTTCGTGTAATGATAAGGAGGCTGCGCGTAGCCCTTGAGACCTATGGCCGCGCGCGAAGCATCCAAGGAAAACAAAGGAAGACGTGGTGGCAAAGAAACACAAGATTGCGGTGATCCCTGGAGACGGCATCGGCAAGGAAGTCGTGCCCGAGGGCTTGAAGGTGCTGGACGCGGTCGCAACGCGATTCGGCATCGATTTTCAGTGGGACCATTTCGACTGGAGCTGCGACTACTACGCCAAGCACGGCAAGATGATGCCGGACGACTGGCAGGCGCAGATCGGCCAGCACGAAGCGATTTTCTTCGGTTCCATCGGCTGGCCCGCCACGGTGCCTGACCACGAAGCGCTGTGGGGTTCGCTGTTCAAGTTCCGCCGCGAATTCGACCAATACATCAACCTGCGTCCCGTGCGCCTGATGCCCGGCGTGCCTTCGCCGCTGAAGGATCGCCAGCCGGGCGAGATCGACTTCTTCATCGTGCGCGAGAACACGGAAGGCGAATACTCGAACAGCGGTGGCCGCCTGTTCGCGGGCACCGAGCGCGAAGTGGTCATCCAGGAAAGCGTATTCACGCGCATCGGCGCCGACCGCGTGCTCAAGTTCGCCTTCGAACTGGCGCAGAAGCGCGGCAAGCATCTCACTGCGGCAACCAAGTCCAACGGCATTTCCATTTCGATGCCCTGGTGGGACGAGCGCGTGGCGGAGATGGCCGAGAAGTACCCGGACGTGCGCTGGGACAAGTACCACATCGACATCCTGTGCGCGCATTTCGTGCAGCATCCGGACTGGTTCGACGTGGTGGTGGCTTCCAACCTGTTTGGCGACATCCTGTCCGACCTGGGCCCGGCCTGCACGGGTACCATCGGCATCGCGCCTTCGGCCAACCTGAACCCGGAACGCAAGTTCCCGTCCTTGTTCGAACCGGTACACGGTTCGGCGCCGGACATCTACGGCAAGGGCATCGCCAATCCTATTGGCCAGATCTGGAGCGGCGCGCTGATGCTGGATTTCCTGGGTTATCCGGACGCTTCGGCGGCAGTGGTCAAGGCTATCGAAACAGTCCTGGCGGAAGGTCCCCGCACCCGTGACATGAAGGGCGACGCCTCCACCGCCGACGTCGGCAGCGCGATTGCCGCGCTGGTCGTCGCGGGCTGAGACAGGCTGCCGACCGGGCTCCAGGCTAGTCAATGGACGAATCTGGCTTTTCCCCCACCGTTGCCCATGTGGGCGGCGGACGGGCCGACCGTTTCGTGCGCAAGCTGTTCCGCGTGCTGCGATCGCGCACGCAGAGGCACAACCAGCATTTGTGGCCCTTTGTCCGGATCTGGAGGGATAGATCCGGCGCGATCGGCGGCTTTCGCGCCTTTGGCCGGTCGCAGCCGGTCACGCCGCTTGCTCAGGGATACGATCCCGCCGACGAGGAAGTGCATCTGATCCTGAGCGGCCCGTCGGTCACCCAGATACCCTACGACCGGCTCGACATCCGGGCGGCGATGGGTGTGAACGGCGCCATCGTGCTGGCGCGCAAGTTCGACCTGCCGTTCAAGTACTACTGCATCATCGACCAGAACTTCGTCCGCGAACGTATAGACCTGGTGCGCGAGATCGTGTCGCGCGACCTGACCCTGTACGTCTTGCCCGAGGTCCTGCGCTACATCATGCAGGGGCTGCCGCAGGATGCGATTCGCTGCCGCATCTGCGTCATCGAAATGATCTCCGAACGGGCCTACCAGCGTATTTCCGCGCCGGCCGTGCTCCAGCGCATGGCGGCGGCCTCGCCCGACGTGCAGTTGCTGGACGCGAAGCGCGGCATGGGATTCAGTTTCAACGTGGAGTTGGGCGTGTTCGATGCCGATACCGTGGCCTATGCCGCCTTGCAGGTGCTGGTATCTAGTGGAGCCCGCAAGGTCTATGCGCACGGGCTGGACCTGACGTTGCAAAATGGCTTGCGCTTCTATGACGAAGGACAGAAGCCCCAGGCCAGCAGGCTGGCGCGCAAGTTCTCGCATCTGATCGAACCGTCGTTCCGCTTTGCCGCCGCGCATTGGCGCGCCCGCGGTATCTCGGTGTTCAACCTGTCGCCCATCAGCGCCTTGCCGGCCGACGTCATCGAGCGCGCCGACTGGCAGGTCTTGCTGAAGGAATAGGTTTCTGGCGGCCTGGTCCCGGACGCGACTGTCCGGGACCAGGCCTGCCGCGCATCAGTGCGCGCCAGCCGCCGCTTCAGCCGCGCCGCCGCCGCCGCCCGCCTTGGCCGATCGCGGACGGGCGAACCAGACTAGGCCGGTCAGGGCCAGGAAGATGATGGCGGACGCATAGAACACGTCCACCGCCGACATGGTGAAGGCTTGCGTATTGATCAGCCCGTCCACCATGGTCAGCGCTTGCTGATGCGACATCCCCAGCCCATTCTGCAGCGCCGCCATGGTCTGGTCGAACGCCTGCTGGCCGGGCTTGGCGACTTCGGTCAGTTGCGAGTGATGCATGGTCGCGCGGTTTTCCCACAGCGTGGTGGCGATGGACGTGCCGAACGCGCCCGCCGTCAAGCGCAGGAAGTTCGACAGGCCCGAGGCCGCGGGAATGCGCCACGGCTCGATGCCGGACAGCGTGATCGAGGTGAGCGGCACGAAGAACGTCGCCATGGCCGCGCCCTGGATGATGGTCGGGACCATCAACGTGCGGACGTCGGTTTGCGTGTTGAATCCCGAACGCATGAAGCACACCAGCGCGAAGATCAGGAACGCCACCGTCGCGATCTGCCGCGGGTCGCGCGTGGCCAGCATCTTGCCGACGATGGGCGTCAGCAGGATCGCCAGCAGGCCGACCGGGGCGGTCACCAGCCCCGCGTAGGTCGCGGTGTAGCCCATATTGCTCTGCAGCCATAGCGGCAGCAGCACCACATTGCCGAAGAAGACGCCGTACGCCACCGCCAGGGTCAGCGCGCCGACCGTGAAGTTGCGGATCTTGAACAGGCGCAGGTCCACCACGGGGTGCGCGTCAGTCAGTTCCCAGATCAGGAAAAAGACGAAGGCGACGAAGGCGGTCGCGGCCAGCGCAATGATGGTGCCGCTGGCGAACCAATCCAGCTCCTTGCCCTTGTCCAGCATGATCTGCAGCGCGCCCACCCACAGCACCAGCAGCGCCAGGCCGACCTTGTCGATCGGCAGCTTGCGCGTGACGGACTCCCGGCCGCCATAGATGCGCCAACTGATCCAGGCGGCCAGCAGGCCCACCGGCACGTTGATGTAGAAGATCCAGGGCCAGGTGTAGTTGTCGGAGATCCAGCCGCCCAGCAAGGGCCCGGCGACGGGCGCGACCAGCGTGGTCATGGACCAGACCGCCAGCGCCATGCCCGCCTTGGACTTGGGGAAGCTCGCCAGCATCAGCGCTTGCGACAGCGGGATCATGGGGCCGGCGACCGCGCCTTGCAGCACGCGGAATGCGATCAGCGCCTCCAGCGAAGGCGCAAAGCCGCACAGCCATGACGCCAGCACGAACAGCAGCGTGGAAACCAGGAACAGCCGCACCTGCCCGAAGCGTTGAGTGAGCCAGCCCGTGAGCGGCACCGTGATCGCGTTGGCCACGGCGAAGGAAGTGATGACCCAGGTGCCCTGGCTGGTGCTGACGCCAAGGTCGCCCGAGATGGTGGGAATGGACACGTTCGCGATCGAGGTGTCCAGCACGTTCATGAACACCGCCGTGGACAGCGCGATGGACCCGATGATGCGGGTCGCGCCTTCCAGTGGCGGGTAACCGCCAGGCGGGGGCGCCGGCGGGGCGGCGGGCTGCTTGGCTGCGCTCATGATGCGAGGTTGGCCTCGATGATCTTGCTGATCATGGTGTCGACTTCATCGTGGGCCGGCTCGAAGGCGCGCGTCGACCAGACCGGCTCCTTGCGTTCGGCCTGCGTCAGCGGTTCGCCTTCCTGCTTGCCCACATCCACTTCCACGTCCATGGACAGGCCCACGCGCAGCGGGTGCTTCTTCAGGTCTTCGGGATCCAGCGCGATGCGCACCGGCACGCGCTGCACCACCTTGATCCAGTTGCCGGTGGCGTTCTGGGCGGGCAGCAGGGCGAAGGCGCTGCCCGTGCCGGCGTCCAGCCCGGCGATGGTGCCGTGGTAGGTGACCGAACTGCCGTACAGGTCGGCAACCATCTTGGCGGGTTGGCCGATGCGCATCTTGCGCAACTGGCCTTCCTTGAAGTTGGCTTCGATCCAGACCTGGTCCAGCGGCACGACCGTCATCAGGGCGGAGCCGGGAGCGACGCGCTGGCCAACCTGCACGCTGCGCCGGGCTATCACCCCGCCCACCGGGGCGGGCAGCACGGTGCGCGATTGCGCCAGCCAGGCGTTGCGCAGGCCGGCCGCGGCCTGCTGCACGTCGGGGTGGTTGGCGACCGTGGTGCCCTGGGTCAGCGCCTGATTGGTGGCCAGCTTGGCGCGCGAGGCGGCCAGCGCGGCTCGGGCCTGGGCCAGACCGGATTGAGCGGACTTGAGCGCGGCTTCGGCGTGCAGGATCTCTTCGCCACTGACGCCGCCGGACTTGGCCAGTTGCTGGCGGCGGTTGACGTCGCTTTGCGCACGGGTCAGTTCAGCCTGGGCGCGCAGGATGTCGGCGTTGCGCAGGTCGACGTCGGCGGCCAGGGCGTCGTTCTGGACATAGATGGTGCGCACCTGCCGTACCGTTTGCGCGAGTTTGGCCTGGGCCTGCTGCAAGGCCACGTCGGTGTCGGCGGGGTCCAGGCGCACCAGCGGCTGGCCGGCGGCGACGGTCTCCGTGTCGTCGGCCTCGATGGCCACGACCGTGCCGGGCACCTGGGGCGTGATCTGCACCAGGTTGCCGTGCACGTAGGCGTCGTCGGTGCTCTCGAAATGGGCGCCGAACAGCGCCCACCAGATGCCGTAGGCGATCGCGATGAGGATGAAGGCCCCGGTGGCCAGCAGCAGCAGGCGTTTGCGGGCGGGGTTGGCGGCGGGAGTGGCTGCGGTCATGACGTCTGAATCCGGGGAGCGTTCAATGGGTAGGGTTCGTGGCGGGGGCCGGTTCGGCCGCGGGGGCGTAGCCGCCGCCCAGCGCGTTGGCGAGGCTGGCGTCCAGCTGATAGGCGCGGATGCGCAGATCGGTGTCCAGCCGCGCCTGGGTCAGCACGCCGGTCTGCGCGATGAGCACAGAAATGTAGTTGCCCATGCCGGCCCGGTAGCGCTTGACCGCGAGGTCATAGGCGGCGTCGATGGCTTCGCGGGCCTGGCGCTGCTGGGCTTTTTCCTGGTCCAGCAGGCGCAGTCCGTCGAGCGCGTCGGCCACCTGGTGCACGGCGTCCAGCACGGTCTGGTTGTAGTCCGATACCGCGAGGTCGGCGTCGGCGCGGCGCCCCGCCAGGTTCGCGTTCAGTTCTCCGCCGTGGAAGATCGGCAGCGTGACGGCAGGGCCGAAGCCGGCCATGCGGGCATCCGCGCCCAGCAGATTGCCGGTGCCCATGGCCTGGAAGCCGACGAATGCCGCCAGGTTCACGTTGGGGTAGAACTCGGCGCGGGCGCTGTCGATGGCGTGGCGGGCGGCCTCGGCGCGCCATTTCGCGGCGGTGACGTCGGGGCGGTGGCCCAGCAGGTCCAGTGGCACATTGGCAGGCACGCCGCCGGCGGGGGCGGTCAGTGCCACCGGCTGCAAGGATTGTCCGCGTTGCGGGCCGGCGCCGGCCAGGGCTGCGACCTGATTGCGCAACTGCGCCAGCGTGGTGTCGGTCTGGGTCAGTTCCACCTTGCCGGCTGCCAATGACGATTCCGCCTGCTTGACTTCCACCTGGGTGTCCAGCCCGGCCGTGTAGCGGCCCTGGGTCAGCGACAGCACCTCGGCGCGCTGGGCCAGCACGCGGTTGAGCACCTCGCGCTGGGCAAAGGCGTTCTGCAGATTGAGATAGGCGCGGACCATTGCGCCGGCCAACAGGTTGCGCGCCGCCTGGGCGTCGGCTGCGGCGGCGGCTTGCTGCGACACGGCCG encodes:
- a CDS encoding efflux RND transporter periplasmic adaptor subunit, with the translated sequence MTAATPAANPARKRLLLLATGAFILIAIAYGIWWALFGAHFESTDDAYVHGNLVQITPQVPGTVVAIEADDTETVAAGQPLVRLDPADTDVALQQAQAKLAQTVRQVRTIYVQNDALAADVDLRNADILRAQAELTRAQSDVNRRQQLAKSGGVSGEEILHAEAALKSAQSGLAQARAALAASRAKLATNQALTQGTTVANHPDVQQAAAGLRNAWLAQSRTVLPAPVGGVIARRSVQVGQRVAPGSALMTVVPLDQVWIEANFKEGQLRKMRIGQPAKMVADLYGSSVTYHGTIAGLDAGTGSAFALLPAQNATGNWIKVVQRVPVRIALDPEDLKKHPLRVGLSMDVEVDVGKQEGEPLTQAERKEPVWSTRAFEPAHDEVDTMISKIIEANLAS
- a CDS encoding DHA2 family efflux MFS transporter permease subunit — protein: MSAAKQPAAPPAPPPGGYPPLEGATRIIGSIALSTAVFMNVLDTSIANVSIPTISGDLGVSTSQGTWVITSFAVANAITVPLTGWLTQRFGQVRLFLVSTLLFVLASWLCGFAPSLEALIAFRVLQGAVAGPMIPLSQALMLASFPKSKAGMALAVWSMTTLVAPVAGPLLGGWISDNYTWPWIFYINVPVGLLAAWISWRIYGGRESVTRKLPIDKVGLALLVLWVGALQIMLDKGKELDWFASGTIIALAATAFVAFVFFLIWELTDAHPVVDLRLFKIRNFTVGALTLAVAYGVFFGNVVLLPLWLQSNMGYTATYAGLVTAPVGLLAILLTPIVGKMLATRDPRQIATVAFLIFALVCFMRSGFNTQTDVRTLMVPTIIQGAAMATFFVPLTSITLSGIEPWRIPAASGLSNFLRLTAGAFGTSIATTLWENRATMHHSQLTEVAKPGQQAFDQTMAALQNGLGMSHQQALTMVDGLINTQAFTMSAVDVFYASAIIFLALTGLVWFARPRSAKAGGGGGAAEAAAGAH
- a CDS encoding helicase HerA-like C-terminal domain-containing protein, which produces MPNPIVIAKNAQTELALLPALANRHGCITGATGTGKTVTLQVLAESFSRIGTPVFMADVKGDLTGVSQAGAGTPKLLERLKNLGLSEPAWAASPVTLWDVFGEQGLPVRATVSDMGPLLLSRILELNDTQEGVLTLVFKVADDEGQLLLDLKDLRAMLQNVADRASELKTRYGNVSSASIGAIQRGLLALESQGAEKFFGEPMLDVADLMRTDAQGRGMVNVLAADKLMQAPRLYAIFLLWLLADLYEKLPEVGDMDQPKLVFFFDEAHLLFNDAPGALLNKIEQVVRLVRSKGVGVYFVTQNPLDIPDTVLGQLGNRVQHALRAFTPRDQKAVKTAAQTMRPNPGLDIEAAITELGVGEALVSLLDPKGRPMPTERAYIVPPASRIGPATDAERQALRQGSPLASKYETAIDRESAYEVLAGRAAKPADQAGAAKNGSAQPEGKGAAEESGGGLMDSLNDVLFGSTGPRGGKRDGVVQTMAKSTVRSIARELTRGILGSLLGSKGRR
- a CDS encoding tartrate dehydrogenase, with the translated sequence MAKKHKIAVIPGDGIGKEVVPEGLKVLDAVATRFGIDFQWDHFDWSCDYYAKHGKMMPDDWQAQIGQHEAIFFGSIGWPATVPDHEALWGSLFKFRREFDQYINLRPVRLMPGVPSPLKDRQPGEIDFFIVRENTEGEYSNSGGRLFAGTEREVVIQESVFTRIGADRVLKFAFELAQKRGKHLTAATKSNGISISMPWWDERVAEMAEKYPDVRWDKYHIDILCAHFVQHPDWFDVVVASNLFGDILSDLGPACTGTIGIAPSANLNPERKFPSLFEPVHGSAPDIYGKGIANPIGQIWSGALMLDFLGYPDASAAVVKAIETVLAEGPRTRDMKGDASTADVGSAIAALVVAG
- a CDS encoding efflux transporter outer membrane subunit — encoded protein: MKRLLTTVLVLALSGCALMESGSEPVATLDGAKLGLTSQDTAWPDTQWWQRYGDPQLNALLDEGLANNPSMSAAQARLAKANAAVGIARAPLLPRVDANYTLTREHLSKDYIYPAPLGGSVVSDNRLALDFSYELDFWGKNRSRLQAAVSQQAAAAADAQAARNLLAGAMVRAYLNLQNAFAQREVLNRVLAQRAEVLSLTQGRYTAGLDTQVEVKQAESSLAAGKVELTQTDTTLAQLRNQVAALAGAGPQRGQSLQPVALTAPAGGVPANVPLDLLGHRPDVTAAKWRAEAARHAIDSARAEFYPNVNLAAFVGFQAMGTGNLLGADARMAGFGPAVTLPIFHGGELNANLAGRRADADLAVSDYNQTVLDAVHQVADALDGLRLLDQEKAQQRQAREAIDAAYDLAVKRYRAGMGNYISVLIAQTGVLTQARLDTDLRIRAYQLDASLANALGGGYAPAAEPAPATNPTH